In Thermodesulfobacteriota bacterium, the DNA window CCAAAGAGATCATATACCTCTCGTTCATGCCAGTTTGCACCCTTGTATATTGGAGTTATAGATGGTAACACAGGGTTCGAGGGATCAACTCTGACCTTAAAAATTCTATCCTCGCCAGTGTTAATGGAGTGTACTTGGTATATCACGTCAAGTTTATCCTGATAGTCCACGGCGGTTATGAACGATAAAAATTCGAAACCATCGTTTTTCAGGTTTTCTGCTTTTTGAAGTACTTCGTCAGGTGAGAC includes these proteins:
- a CDS encoding NADH-quinone oxidoreductase subunit C, yielding VSPDEVLQKAENLKNDGFEFLSFITAVDYQDKLDVIYQVHSINTGEDRIFKVRVDPSNPVLPSITPIYKGANWHEREVYDLFGVNFTGHPDLRRILLPDYWEGHPLKKDYAMDTSRLPYRPLRKEYEAWKEMLKKG